The Arachis duranensis cultivar V14167 chromosome 9, aradu.V14167.gnm2.J7QH, whole genome shotgun sequence genomic sequence attagtttttttgtttttgaagcTAAAGAAAAAACGTGAAGAACTTTGCCTATAAATTGCTAACTCAGCTATCTCAAACTCGTACCTCACTCCTAAATTTCTCACTTGTGCCCCCTTTCACCTTTCATTCGTTCATGCATCTCTTAATTGTGAGATTTTTTGGGTATTAGAAGGGTAAAAAAAGTGAGATTATGGAAGGTATTGCAAATATACGAGTGTATTATAACGGTGAGGTTATACCGAACACATACGAAGGAGTGACTTTTGTTTGTGAATGTCCGTTTTCATTTGCTATTCCATATACCACGAGTTTTGTAGAGTTGCAAAATGGTATTTGTGTCAACATACCAAGTCACATTTCGAAAAAGGTGAGTTATATTTTGTACAGGAGTCCTGTACAAGTATTTGGTGGGCTGATACAGTTTCAAATAATGGCTATCACTGACGATGCAAGCATGCAGAGGATGTTCTGTATTTATCAACAAACCCGATTTCAGGTGCCGCTAATAGAGCTGTACGTTGAGTTTGAACAGCATACGGGGGTGGACGAGTTTGACGAGGACGACAACATTAACGAGTTCGGGGATATAGGCTGGGAAGAAGATAACGACGACAGTGAAGAGGAGTTCGAAGCCAACTATGAAGTCGATGATGAAAACGATGACGGAGATCTGGCAGGCAATCCGGCGGTGCCAGCAGAGGATGTTCTGTATTTATCAACAAACCCGATTTCAGGTGCCGCTAATAGAGCTGTACGTTGAGTTTGAACAGCATACGGGGGTGGACGAGTTTGACGAGGAGGTCAACATTAACGAGTTTGGGGATATAGGCTGGGAGGAAGATAACGACGACAGTGAAGAGGAGTTCGAAGCCAACTATGAAGTCGATGACGAAAACGATGACGGAGATCTGGCCGGCAATCCGGCGGTGCCAAATGAAGCGCATGCTGTTATAAGCCAGCAGTCGTTTGGTGTTCCGTCTTTTATGCGGACTCTTGATCTCGAAGCCATGCATGCCCCAGAATTTCCTGAGTATGCGAATATGGGTATGTTATATTATGGTTATTAATTCACGTTACCACTAGTGTCCATTTTATTTGCCTTGTCTGACTGATGGTGGTGCGCTTATCGTTGGTGAAGGCAACGCTGCGGCCGAAGATGGTGAATTCAGTGTCGGAATGGAATTTGGCTCTAGAGAGTCGGTGATATCTGCAATCAAAAGCTACACTATCTCTAGAGGAGTTGATTACACTGTGTATGAGTTTGAGCC encodes the following:
- the LOC107463892 gene encoding uncharacterized protein LOC107463892, with the translated sequence MEGIANIRVYYNGEVIPNTYEGVTFVCECPFSFAIPYTTSFVELQNGICVNIPSHISKKVSYILYRSPVQVFGGLIQFQIMAITDDASMQRMFCIYQQTRFQVPLIELYVEFEQHTGVDEFDEEVNINEFGDIGWEEDNDDSEEEFEANYEVDDENDDGDLAGNPAVPNEAHAVISQQSFGVPSFMRTLDLEAMHAPEFPEYANMGMLYYGNAAAEDGEFSVGMEFGSRESVISAIKSYTISRGVDYTVYEFEPQKFYAKCKGYGAGCDWLI